Proteins from a genomic interval of Oncorhynchus nerka isolate Pitt River linkage group LG13, Oner_Uvic_2.0, whole genome shotgun sequence:
- the LOC115140277 gene encoding large ribosomal subunit protein mL41-like gives MKHVVIRVVHNINDLSSSSRPKLFDAMGVLNALRRGLVRGADRMAEFTSKRGSRTHYKGRGAQPTGVLTSSRKFVPVQAMIPQFVVPNLEGFKLKPYVSYRTPAGTEPAVTPEGLFSETVAPQIQKDFEEGSFDKEQLEKYGFEPTQEGKLFKLYPKNFIR, from the exons ATGAAACATGTGGTAATTCGAGTCGTGCATAACATTAACG ATTTGTCCTCCAGTTCGAGACCAAAACTCTTCGATGCGATGGGTGTATTGAATGCTCTTCGACGGGGCCTTGTGAGAGGAGCAGATCGTATGGCTGAATTCACCAGCAAGCGTGGCTCAAGGACTCACTACAAAGGCAGAGGGGCACAGCCAACGGGAGTACTGACCTCCAGCAGAAAATTTGTTCCAGTACAGGCAATGATTCCTCAGTTTGTGGTGCCAAACTTGGAGGGATTCAAACTCAAGCCCTACGTGTCGTACCGCACCCCGGCTGGAACGGAGCCCGCTGTCACCCCTGAGGGTCTGTTCTCTGAGACTGTGGCCCCACAGATCCAGAAAGACTTTGAGGAAGGCTCCTTTGATAAGGAACAGCTGGAGAAATACGGGTTTGAACCCACACAGGAAGGAAAGTTATTCAAACTCTACCCCAAGAACTTTATACGATAA